CAAGATCTGGGCAGATGGTCAGGTCGAACCGGCAGCCTGGCGCGCCAGCGTGACGGACACGTCCGTCACCACGGCGGGTCAGTTATTCGTCTCGCTCAACCGGGGCAGCGCCAACACCGGGGTGAAGTCGGTGCAGTTCGATGACTTGGCAGTTCGATGACTTGGCGGTGCGCTGAGAGCCCTTTGGCCGGCGCGGTGAGGACAGCACACCGCTGGTCGGCCCGCGGTATCGCCGGACGGGGTTCTGCCCCTCTAGTCGATATCGCGACAGCTCTGAAGGAGACACCGTGCAGATCTTGCAGAAGCAGCCGACCATCAAGGGCCCGCCCCAGTGGTTCACCGGTGACGTGCACCTCAACGTCATCGCCCGGGGCCAGGAGCCCTCGCGGCTCCGGGTCAACACCGTCCGGTTCGCGCCGGGCGCGCGGACGGCCTGGCACACCCACGCCTACGGGCAGATCCTGCACGTCACCGAAGGGATCTGCCTGACCCAGTCCCGCGGCCGC
The DNA window shown above is from Jatrophihabitans sp. and carries:
- a CDS encoding cupin domain-containing protein; the protein is MQILQKQPTIKGPPQWFTGDVHLNVIARGQEPSRLRVNTVRFAPGARTAWHTHAYGQILHVTEGICLTQSRGREVAVLRPGDAVWASPGEWHWHGAAPDQFMAHTVIWDGDPDGEETTWGELVTDEEYGYPDGQQPT